In a single window of the Bos taurus isolate L1 Dominette 01449 registration number 42190680 breed Hereford chromosome 23, ARS-UCD2.0, whole genome shotgun sequence genome:
- the MED20 gene encoding mediator of RNA polymerase II transcription subunit 20, protein MGVTCVSQMPVAEGKSVQQTVELLTRKLEMLGAEKQGTFCVDCETYHTAASTLGSQGQAGKLMYVMHNSEYPLSCFALFENGPCLVADTNFDVLMVKLKGFFQSAKASKIETRGTRYQYCDFLVKVGTVTMGPSARGISVEVEYGPCVVASDCWSLLLEFLQSFLGSHTPGAPAVFGNRHDAVYSPADTMVQYMELFNKIRKQQQVPVAGIR, encoded by the exons ATGGGAGTGACTTG TGTGTCTCAGATGCCCGTGGCCGAGGGCAAGAGCGTCCAGCAGACTGTGGAGCTCCTCACCCGGAAATTGGAGATGCTTGGAGCAGAGAAGCAAGGAACATTTTGTGTGGACTGTGAGACCTATCACACAGCTGCCTCTACCCTGGGCAGCCAAG GTCAGGCCGGGAAGCTGATGTATGTGATGCACAATTCTGAGTACCCTTTGAGCTGCTTCGCCCTCTTTGAGAATGGCCCTTGCCTTGTTGCCGACACCAACTTTGACGTGCTCATGGTGAAACTCAAGGGCTTTTTCCAGAGTGCCAAGGCCAGCAAGATCGAGACCCGGGGCACCCGTTACCAATACTGTGACTTCCTAGTGAAGGTGGGCACGGTCACAATGGGGCCCAGTGCCCGAGGCATCTCCGTGGAG GTGGAGTATGGCCCCTGTGTGGTAGCTAGCGACTGCTGGAGCCTGTTGCTGGAGTTCCTGCAGAGCTTTCTAGGCAGCCACACCCCAGGGGCGCCCGCAGTGTTTGGGAACAGACACGACGCTGTCTACAGCCCAGCAGACACCATGGTCCAGTACATGGAACTCTTCAACAAGATCCGCAAGCAGCAGCAGGTGCCGGTGGCGGGGATTCGTTAG
- the BYSL gene encoding bystin, protein MPKFKAARGAGVQEKHAPLAEQILAGDAVRAGTREKRRGRGTGDEEEEYVGPRLTRRILQQARQQQEELEAEHGSGDRPAVPRERTTRLGPGVPQDGSDDEEWPTLEQAAARAGPGYQAEVVVDPEDERAIEMFMNQNPPARRTLADIIMEKLTEKQTEVETVMSEVSGFPVPQLDPRVLEVYRGVREVLSKYRSGKLPKAFKIIPALSNWEQILYITEPEAWTAAAMYQATRIFASNLKERMAQRFYNLVLLPRVRDDIAEYKRLNFHLYMALKKALFKPGAWFKGILIPLCESGTCTLREAIIVGSIITKCSIPVLHSSAAMLKIAEMEYSGANSIFLRLLLDKKYALPYRVLDALVFHFLGFRTEKRELPVLWHQCLLTLVQRYKADLATEQKEALLELLRLQPHPQLSPEIRRELQSAVPRDVEDVPVTME, encoded by the exons ATGCCCAAGTTCAAGGCGGCCCGCGGGGCCGGGGTTCAGGAAAAGCATGCGCCGCTGGCCGAGCAGATCCTGGCTGGGGACGCGGTGCGGGCAGGAACCCGAGAAAAACGGCGGGGTCGCGGAACCGGAGACGAGGAGGAAGAGTACGTGGGGCCCCGGTTGACCCGACGGATTTTGCAGCAAGCGCGGCAGCAGCAAGAGGAGCTCGAGGCCGAGCATGGGAGCGGGGACAGGCCCGCAGTGCCGCGGGAGCGCACTACGCGGCTTG GTCCAGGCGTGCCGCAGGATGGGTCAGATGACGAGGAGTGGCCCACCCTGGAGCAGGCTGCCGCAAGGGCAGGGCCGGGCTATCAGGCGGAGGTGGTCGTGGACCCCGAGGATGAGCGTGCCATTGAGATGTTCATGAACCAGAACCCTCCTGCCAG GCGCACCCTGGCTGACATCATCATGGAGAAGTTAACTGAGAAGCAGACGGAAGTCGAAACAGTCATGTCCGAggtctcaggcttccctgtgcccCAGCTGGACCCCCGCGTCCTAGAGGTCTACAGAGGGGTTCGGGAG GTGTTGTCTAAGTACCGCAGTGGGAAACTGCCCAAGGCATTTAAGATCATCCCTGCCCTCTCCAACTGGGAGCAGATCCTCTACATCACAGAGCCTGAGGCCTGGACCGCTGCTGCCATGTACCAAGCCACAAG GATTTTTGCCTCTAACCTAAAGGAACGGATGGCCCAGCGCTTCTATAACCTGGTTCTGCTCCCCCGGGTACGAGATGACATTGCTGAGTACAAACGACTCAACTTCCACCTCTACATGGCCCTGAAGAAGGCCCTGTTCAAGCCTGGAGCCTGGTTTAAAG gcATCCTGATCCCGCTGTGCGAGTCGGGCACCTGTACCCTCCGGGAAGCCATCATCGTGGGCAGCATCATCACCAAGTGCTCCATCCCCGTGCTGCACTCCAG TGCGGCCATGCTGAAAATTGCAGAAATGGAGTACAGCGGGGCCAACAGCATCTTCCTGCGGCTGCTGCTGGACAAGAAGTACGCGCTGCCCTACCGAGTGCTGGACGCCCTGGTCTTCCACTTCCTGGGCTTCCGGACAGAGAAGCGTGAGCTGCCCGTGCTCTGGCACCAGTGCCTGTTGACTTTGGTCCAGCGCTACAAGGCCGACCTGGCCACGGAGCAGAAGGAGGCCCTCCTGGAACTGCTCCGGctgcagccccacccccagctgtcCCCGGAGATCAGGCGTGAGTTGCAGAGTGCCGTCCCCCGAGATGTAGAAGATGTTCCCGTCACCATGGAGTGA
- the CCND3 gene encoding G1/S-specific cyclin-D3 isoform X2: protein MYPPSMIATGSIGAAVQGLGACSTSGDELTELLAGITGTEVDCLRACQEQIEAALRESLREAAQTSPSPAPKAPRGSSSQGPSQTSTPTDVTAIHL from the exons ATGTACCCCCCATCCATGATTGCCACAGGCAGCATCGGAGCTGCAGTGCAAGGCCTGGGTGCCTGCTCCACATCTGGGGACGAGCTCACGGAGCTGCTGGCAGGGATCACAGGCACTGAAGTG GACTGCCTGCGGGCCTGTCAGGAGCAGATTGAAGCTGCCCTCAGGGAGAGCCTCAGGGAAGCCGCCCAGACCTCTCCCAGCCCAGCGCCCAAAGCCCCCAGgggctccagcagccaggggccCAGCCAGACCAGCACTCCTACAGACGTCACGGCCATCCACCTGTAG